In Streptomyces sp. NBC_00569, a single genomic region encodes these proteins:
- a CDS encoding TetR/AcrR family transcriptional regulator — MTKDLEGQEPQLSLRERKKRATRQRISDVATGLFAARGFEEVTIAEVARAAEVSAMTVFNYFPRKEDLFLDRIPQAIELFTEALRQRSSWETPLGALRRLVLELLDQHHPLSAVDDDFPAFWRIVIASPALRARAREGVEELEEALAGTFAETVPGFADPDFAAALTVAAYRSVYVTTARRLIAGESAATLVDNHRARVHKAFDALEAALG, encoded by the coding sequence ATGACCAAGGACCTCGAAGGCCAGGAACCGCAACTGTCCCTGCGGGAGCGCAAGAAGCGGGCGACGCGGCAGCGGATCTCGGACGTGGCGACGGGGCTCTTCGCCGCGCGCGGCTTCGAAGAGGTGACCATCGCGGAGGTCGCCCGGGCCGCCGAGGTCTCCGCCATGACGGTCTTCAACTACTTCCCGCGCAAGGAGGACCTCTTCCTCGACCGCATCCCCCAGGCGATCGAATTGTTCACTGAGGCCCTACGGCAACGGAGTTCGTGGGAGACCCCGCTGGGCGCCCTGCGCCGCCTGGTTCTCGAACTCCTCGACCAGCACCACCCCCTGTCCGCGGTGGACGACGACTTCCCCGCCTTTTGGCGGATCGTCATCGCCTCGCCCGCCCTGCGCGCCCGCGCCCGCGAGGGGGTCGAGGAACTGGAGGAGGCCCTGGCGGGGACCTTCGCCGAGACCGTCCCCGGATTCGCCGACCCCGACTTCGCGGCAGCCCTGACTGTCGCCGCCTACCGCTCGGTCTACGTCACCACCGCCCGCCGACTGATCGCGGGGGAGAGCGCGGCGACGCTGGTCGACAACCACAGGGCGCGGGTGCACAAGGCGTTCGACGCGCTGGAGGCGGCGCTGGGGTAG
- a CDS encoding ATP-binding SpoIIE family protein phosphatase: MSAPKPEELSTAVLEALFTQAPQGLFLFDEDLRVVRYNPAAPGVRGLPPGTVLWHRLDEFAEGFDDPDLLRLSKQVLTGGEPVRDRLLRGHVPGDTRREMTISVSVFPVRLDDGSVLGVAVVQDVTERRRAADRLDILHEAHRTIGTSLDVAFTADALADVVVGRFADAVTVDVLDDAVRGFQLNEGPVDADIPLRRAAFRSVTGSSGLIETGTLSTFPFPTPYTQSLLDSRPRLITRLATDEPWLAADPDRARRLSQAGVHSLIVTPLVVRGAVLGIISYYRHRDARPYDEEDLALASQLAQRTALTIDNARGYARERTIATTLQRHLLPRTPPALTAVESEALYLPGSLGGGGDWYDVIPLSGPRVALTVGDVTGSGIEVAAAMGQIRTALLALAIRDIEPEELLSCLHDITATLAPETGQPLTASCLYAVFDPVSRSCTAASAGHAPPLAVTPAGDAVAFDVPVGPLLGTGTGAYEPLRSTVPDGSLLALYTDGLVSASQIGPAAARETLRRLLTQPDSTLRQLADTAVYTLLPDRHEDDAVLLLARTRGLDDDRVAQWTLPDDPAVVATARRLADRQLAAWGLDEISFTTELIVSELVTNAIRYGNGPIRLRMIHDRSLVCEVSDGSSTAPHLRHARATDEGGRGLAIIAELATRWGTRFGDRGKTIWSEQHLDDSERTDTSSGPELPPPDGTSTHHT, from the coding sequence GTGTCCGCGCCAAAGCCGGAAGAGCTGTCCACCGCTGTGCTGGAGGCGCTGTTCACCCAGGCACCGCAGGGGCTGTTCCTCTTTGATGAGGATCTGCGCGTGGTCCGCTACAACCCCGCCGCGCCAGGGGTACGCGGACTGCCTCCAGGTACGGTCCTCTGGCACCGGCTCGACGAGTTCGCGGAGGGATTCGACGATCCCGACCTGCTCCGGCTCTCCAAGCAGGTCCTAACGGGCGGGGAGCCCGTACGGGACCGCCTGCTCCGGGGACATGTGCCTGGCGACACCCGGCGGGAGATGACGATCTCGGTCTCGGTTTTCCCCGTACGGCTCGACGACGGATCGGTCCTGGGCGTCGCCGTCGTCCAGGACGTCACCGAACGCCGGCGTGCGGCAGACCGGCTGGACATCCTGCATGAAGCCCACCGCACGATCGGGACGAGCCTGGACGTCGCCTTCACGGCCGACGCGCTGGCCGATGTGGTGGTGGGCCGGTTCGCGGACGCGGTCACGGTGGACGTCCTGGACGACGCCGTCCGCGGCTTCCAGTTGAACGAGGGCCCGGTCGACGCGGACATCCCGCTGCGGCGCGCTGCGTTCCGGTCGGTCACCGGCAGCTCCGGACTGATCGAGACCGGCACCCTCAGCACCTTCCCCTTCCCGACGCCCTACACCCAGAGCCTCCTGGATTCCCGACCGCGCCTGATCACACGCCTGGCAACGGACGAGCCCTGGCTGGCGGCCGACCCCGACCGCGCCCGCCGCCTGTCCCAAGCGGGGGTCCACTCCCTGATCGTCACCCCACTGGTGGTGCGCGGCGCCGTACTGGGCATCATCAGCTACTACCGGCACCGCGACGCGCGCCCGTACGACGAGGAGGACCTCGCCCTCGCCTCTCAGCTCGCCCAGCGAACGGCACTGACCATCGACAACGCCCGCGGCTACGCCCGCGAGCGCACCATCGCCACCACCCTCCAGCGCCACCTCCTCCCCCGAACTCCCCCGGCCCTGACCGCTGTCGAGTCGGAGGCCCTGTACCTCCCCGGCTCGCTGGGCGGCGGCGGTGACTGGTACGACGTGATCCCGCTCTCCGGCCCGCGCGTCGCCCTGACGGTCGGCGACGTCACGGGCAGCGGGATCGAGGTCGCCGCCGCCATGGGGCAGATCCGCACCGCGCTGCTCGCCCTCGCGATCCGGGACATCGAACCGGAGGAACTGCTGTCCTGCCTGCACGACATCACAGCGACCCTGGCCCCTGAGACCGGCCAACCCCTCACAGCCTCCTGTCTGTACGCGGTCTTCGACCCGGTGAGTCGCAGCTGCACGGCCGCGAGCGCCGGCCACGCGCCCCCACTGGCCGTCACACCCGCCGGCGATGCGGTCGCCTTCGACGTCCCGGTCGGCCCCTTGCTCGGCACCGGCACGGGGGCGTACGAACCACTGCGCTCAACCGTCCCTGACGGCAGTCTGCTCGCGCTCTACACAGACGGCCTCGTCTCGGCCTCACAGATCGGACCGGCCGCGGCCCGGGAGACTCTGCGACGCCTGCTGACCCAGCCCGACAGCACCCTGCGACAACTGGCCGACACCGCCGTCTACACGCTGCTGCCCGACCGGCACGAAGACGACGCCGTCCTCCTGCTCGCGCGAACCCGCGGGCTCGACGACGACCGCGTCGCCCAATGGACGCTCCCGGACGACCCCGCCGTCGTCGCCACCGCGCGCCGCCTGGCCGACCGCCAACTCGCCGCCTGGGGACTGGACGAAATCTCCTTCACCACTGAGCTGATCGTCAGCGAACTCGTCACCAACGCCATCCGCTACGGCAACGGGCCCATCCGCCTGCGCATGATCCATGACCGCAGCCTGGTGTGCGAGGTCTCCGACGGCAGCAGCACCGCCCCCCACCTACGTCACGCTCGCGCCACCGACGAGGGCGGCCGCGGCCTGGCCATCATCGCCGAACTCGCCACCCGCTGGGGCACACGCTTCGGAGACCGCGGCAAGACCATCTGGTCCGAGCAGCACTTGGACGACTCCGAACGTACCGATACATCCTCTGGACCGGAGCTGCCCCCGCCGGACGGGACGAGCACGCACCACACCTGA
- a CDS encoding FAD-binding oxidoreductase, giving the protein MSSKTRSWWGWGNVEDAVTGAERADITRRTAELLPGADLTVHEAPPVESFEVGPSRVQAPQSLASLASADVRDRLAHSHGQAFRDVVRALLGQLPHVPDLVMRPTSEDQVVHVLDWCSDARIAVVPFGGGSSVVGGVEPRVGADYAGVVSLDMSSMDQVLEIDRTSRAARVQAGVFGPHLEDQLRPHGYSLRFFPQSFEFSTLGGWLATRAGGHFATNLTHIDDLTESMRVIAPSGVIESRRLPGSGAGPSPDRMFLGSEGSLGVITQAWVRLQDRPRWRAGASVGFADYDAGVGAVRALSQSGLNPANCRLLDPAEAFINAGAPTAVLVLGFESADHPVNASMERALELCRDHGGTLTEEPRYTDTAGQAARTGAADTWRNSFVRMPYQRDALASQGMIVETFETACTWDRFDALRATVNAAAQDAMRRLGTPGVVTCRFTHVYPDGPAPYFGIYAAGTWGSTVEQWDEIKAAVSEALISSGATITHHHAVGRDHRPWYDRQRPDLFAAALQAGKTVLDPSGILNPGAVIDPVALSLSESQ; this is encoded by the coding sequence ATGAGCAGCAAGACGCGTTCGTGGTGGGGATGGGGAAACGTCGAAGACGCGGTGACGGGTGCGGAGCGGGCGGACATCACCCGACGCACCGCCGAACTGCTGCCGGGCGCCGACCTGACGGTGCACGAGGCCCCGCCGGTCGAGTCGTTCGAGGTGGGCCCGAGCCGCGTCCAGGCACCGCAGAGCCTGGCGTCGCTCGCGTCCGCCGATGTACGCGACCGGCTCGCGCACAGTCACGGGCAGGCGTTCCGCGACGTCGTGCGAGCGCTACTGGGTCAACTGCCCCACGTGCCCGACCTCGTGATGCGCCCGACCTCGGAGGACCAGGTCGTCCACGTCCTGGACTGGTGCAGTGACGCCCGCATCGCGGTCGTCCCCTTCGGCGGCGGATCCTCTGTCGTGGGCGGCGTCGAACCGAGGGTGGGCGCCGACTACGCCGGCGTGGTCAGCCTGGACATGAGCTCGATGGACCAGGTCCTGGAGATCGACCGCACCAGCCGGGCCGCACGCGTGCAGGCCGGAGTCTTCGGCCCCCATCTGGAGGACCAGCTGCGGCCTCATGGGTACAGCTTGCGGTTCTTTCCCCAGTCCTTCGAGTTCTCCACCCTCGGCGGCTGGCTGGCCACCCGGGCGGGAGGCCATTTCGCCACGAACCTCACCCATATCGACGACCTCACCGAATCGATGCGGGTCATCGCTCCCAGCGGGGTCATCGAGTCCCGCCGGCTCCCGGGCTCGGGGGCCGGGCCCTCCCCCGACCGGATGTTCCTCGGCTCGGAGGGTTCGCTCGGTGTCATCACCCAAGCGTGGGTCCGTCTTCAGGACCGGCCGCGGTGGCGTGCGGGGGCCTCGGTGGGCTTCGCCGACTACGACGCCGGCGTGGGCGCGGTGCGCGCCCTGTCCCAGTCCGGGCTGAACCCGGCGAACTGCCGTCTCCTGGACCCCGCGGAGGCGTTCATCAACGCCGGTGCTCCGACGGCTGTACTGGTGCTCGGCTTCGAGTCCGCCGACCACCCCGTGAACGCGTCGATGGAACGGGCACTGGAGCTGTGCCGAGACCACGGCGGCACACTGACCGAGGAGCCGCGCTACACCGACACCGCCGGCCAGGCCGCCCGGACCGGGGCCGCCGACACCTGGCGCAACTCCTTCGTGCGCATGCCCTACCAGCGTGACGCCCTCGCTTCCCAGGGCATGATCGTGGAGACGTTCGAGACGGCCTGCACGTGGGACCGGTTCGACGCCCTGCGAGCCACCGTCAACGCTGCAGCCCAGGACGCCATGCGCCGGCTCGGCACCCCAGGCGTCGTCACCTGCCGCTTCACCCACGTCTACCCCGACGGCCCGGCCCCCTACTTCGGCATCTATGCCGCGGGAACATGGGGCTCGACCGTGGAGCAGTGGGACGAGATCAAGGCGGCAGTGTCCGAGGCGCTGATCAGCAGCGGGGCCACCATCACCCACCATCACGCGGTGGGCCGCGACCACCGCCCCTGGTACGACCGCCAGCGCCCCGACCTCTTCGCCGCAGCCCTCCAAGCCGGCAAGACCGTCCTCGACCCGTCCGGAATCCTCAACCCCGGTGCAGTCATCGATCCCGTTGCACTGAGTCTCAGCGAATCTCAGTGA
- a CDS encoding TetR/AcrR family transcriptional regulator — MSKQEKAARAVGTKGMPRADREKLILDAAAREFGAKGYARGSTAVVAAQAGISKPMIYEYFGSKDGLYLTCLEHAGSRLVEAVAVAQKGPSDLTRAARTLEAIFRALESRVHDWSLVYDTTLPTEGPLHAQAAVYRQELNRLGTVGVAEFFDSSQAGEPLDTDFATHLWYGTVSAAVAWWRHHPEQSADEMTSRFERIVAVLYPQTAVASGIELGIRPRKPGRG, encoded by the coding sequence ATGAGCAAGCAGGAGAAAGCCGCCCGCGCGGTCGGGACGAAGGGGATGCCCCGCGCGGACAGGGAGAAGCTGATCCTGGACGCGGCGGCACGGGAGTTCGGCGCCAAGGGGTATGCGCGCGGGTCGACCGCGGTGGTGGCGGCGCAGGCAGGGATCAGCAAGCCCATGATCTACGAGTACTTCGGGTCCAAGGACGGCCTCTACCTGACCTGCCTGGAGCACGCCGGCTCCCGCCTCGTCGAGGCGGTGGCCGTGGCGCAGAAGGGCCCGTCCGATCTCACGCGTGCCGCTCGCACCCTGGAGGCCATCTTCCGGGCGCTGGAGTCACGCGTGCACGACTGGTCGCTGGTGTACGACACGACTCTGCCGACCGAGGGGCCCCTTCATGCGCAGGCTGCCGTCTACCGGCAGGAGCTCAACCGCCTCGGCACGGTCGGTGTGGCTGAGTTCTTCGACTCGTCGCAGGCGGGCGAGCCCCTTGACACTGACTTTGCCACGCACCTTTGGTACGGGACCGTGAGCGCGGCGGTCGCCTGGTGGCGGCACCACCCGGAACAGAGCGCCGACGAGATGACGTCCCGCTTCGAGCGGATCGTCGCGGTGCTGTATCCGCAGACGGCCGTGGCGAGCGGAATTGAGCTGGGCATCCGCCCACGTAAGCCAGGCCGGGGTTGA